A DNA window from Elephas maximus indicus isolate mEleMax1 chromosome 17, mEleMax1 primary haplotype, whole genome shotgun sequence contains the following coding sequences:
- the LOC126060934 gene encoding olfactory receptor 150-like — MAAENHSTVTEFILAGLTEKPELQLPLFLFFLGVYVITVVGNLGMITLIGLSSHLHTPMYYFLSSLSFTDLCYSTVIIPKMLENFVTEKNSISYRECMTQLYLFAFFIISEGYMLAVMAYDRYVAICNPLLYNVTMSYQVCSWLVVEVYMMGLIGATAHTVCMLRVVFCRDKIINHYFCDLFPLLELSCSSTYINEVVILCFSTFNILASILTILASYVSIIASILRIRSTEGRSKAFSTCSSHISAVTIFYGSAAFMYLQPSSVSSMDQGKVSSVFYTIIVPMLNLLIYSLRNKDVKVALNKIIKKRLFCNGKDL, encoded by the coding sequence ATGGCAGCAGAAAATCACTCCACAGTGACTGAATTCATCCTCGCTGGGCTAACAGAAAAGCCAGAGCTCCAGTtgcctctctttctcttcttcctaggAGTCTATGTGATCACAGTGGTGGGGAATCTGGGCATGATCACACTGATTGGGCTCAGTTCTCACCTGCATAcccccatgtactatttcctcagcAGTTTGTCCTTCACTGATCTCTGCTATTCCACTGTCATTATCCCCAAAATGCTGGAGAactttgtgacagagaagaacagcatcTCCTACCGTGAATGCATGACTCAGCTCTACCTCTTTGCATTTTTTATTATATCAGAAGGTTATATGTTGGCTGTGATGGCATATGATCGTTATGTTGCCATCTGTAACCCATTGCTTTACAATGTCACCATGTCTTATCAGGTCTGCTCCTGGCTGGTAGTTGAGGTATATATGATGGGCTTGATTGGTGCCACAGCTCATACAGTTTGCATGCTAAGAGTGGTTTTCTGCAGGGATAAAATAATCAACCATTACTTCTGTGATCTTTTTCCACTGCTGGAGCTGTCCTGCTCCAGCACTTATATCAATGAAGTAGTAATTTTGTGCTTCAgtacatttaatattcttgcATCAATCTTGACCATCCTTGCCTCCTATGTCTCCATCATTGCCAGCATTCTGCGCATCCGCTCCACTGAGGGCAGGTCCAAAGCCTTTAGCACATGCAGCTCCCACATCTCGGCTGTTACAATCTTCTACGGTTCTGCAGCATTCATGTACCTGCAGCCATCAAGTGTTAGCTCCATGGACCAAGGCAaagtttcttctgtgttttataccaTTATTGTGCCAATGCTGAATCTGctgatctacagcctgaggaataaggatgtcaaagTTGCTCTAAATAAAATCATTAAGAAAAGACTATTTTGTAATGGCAAAGACCTCTAA